In the Myxococcales bacterium genome, one interval contains:
- a CDS encoding transposase translates to IDQYVRWYNEKRIHSALGYRTPNEVEAAYLTLKAA, encoded by the coding sequence CCATCGACCAATATGTCCGCTGGTACAATGAAAAACGAATCCACTCGGCGCTCGGTTACCGGACGCCGAACGAGGTCGAAGCGGCTTACCTCACCCTAAAAGCCGCCTAA